Proteins encoded in a region of the Polyangiaceae bacterium genome:
- a CDS encoding DUF3347 domain-containing protein produces MKHITVGTTLSALLLCAACAKEPPSDKDAPAAQPAQKSGQPSFTAPKGETMSAEVLLRTRAALSYYEQLRASLAGDDLKPVADQATKLEEVTRVAAGKASGKAKDSLEEATKAAGGLKAAKDIGAARLAFGELSRHVVALVSAEKELQRGQFVFECPMAKGYKRWIQPNDRMANPYMGKKMLECGSKVGWSS; encoded by the coding sequence ATGAAGCACATCACCGTTGGCACCACACTCTCCGCTCTTCTTCTTTGCGCCGCCTGCGCCAAAGAACCGCCGAGCGACAAGGATGCGCCCGCCGCTCAGCCCGCGCAGAAGTCGGGCCAACCGAGCTTCACGGCGCCCAAGGGCGAAACGATGAGCGCGGAAGTACTGCTGCGCACGCGCGCGGCGCTCAGCTACTACGAGCAGCTGCGCGCGAGCCTGGCCGGCGACGATCTGAAGCCTGTGGCCGACCAAGCGACGAAGCTGGAGGAGGTCACTCGCGTCGCAGCGGGTAAAGCCAGCGGCAAGGCCAAGGACTCCCTGGAAGAAGCGACCAAAGCGGCGGGCGGCCTCAAGGCTGCGAAAGACATTGGCGCAGCGCGCCTCGCCTTCGGCGAGCTGAGTAGACATGTCGTGGCGCTCGTCTCCGCCGAGAAAGAGCTGCAGCGCGGACAGTTCGTGTTCGAGTGCCCCATGGCCAAGGGCTACAAACGTTGGATTCAGCCGAACGATCGCATGGCGAACCCCTACATGGGAAAGAAGATGCTCGAATGCGGCAGCAAGGTCGGCTGGTCGAGCTGA
- a CDS encoding protein kinase codes for MSAPLAPGSIIGGKYRLLALIGEGGMGQVWKALHLTLDSEVAIKFINAELAGSGDMAKRFTREARAAAALRSPHVVQILDYGMEGHVAFQVMELLQGESLAARLQRDRVLPPREVARILQHVARALAKAHDAGIVHRDLKPDNIYLTHADDELIAKVLDFGIAKFRSGNQTMGTTTRTGAVMGTPYYMSPEQAEGNRDVDQRTDIWAMGVIAFECMLGKKPFDSDAFGNLLLKICAHPLPVPSQWGPVPGGFDAWFARAVNRDASQRFDTAKEAAEQLTAICGDVTSPEFDASARASAADARRPPAFAATNQPLSRTLDPVPTRSAWPLLLGGVVLLGAVGAGAFALTRGDATPTADASALGASASAVPETPPLPSSEAPEVTTADETLPDSPAASATPPNSASSSPSPQPAAPPASKPAPVAKPAPKPAPDAKPVPGAKPSPQPKPAPKPTGVATPEDLL; via the coding sequence ATGAGTGCGCCGCTCGCTCCGGGGTCGATCATCGGTGGGAAGTACCGCCTGCTGGCGCTGATCGGCGAGGGCGGAATGGGCCAGGTGTGGAAGGCGCTGCACCTGACCCTGGACTCGGAAGTTGCGATCAAGTTCATCAATGCAGAGCTGGCCGGCTCTGGTGACATGGCGAAACGCTTCACGCGCGAGGCACGCGCTGCCGCGGCGCTACGCAGCCCTCACGTGGTGCAGATCTTGGACTACGGCATGGAAGGGCACGTTGCCTTCCAAGTCATGGAGCTGCTCCAGGGTGAGAGCTTGGCGGCACGACTGCAGCGAGACCGTGTGCTCCCGCCCCGCGAAGTCGCGCGCATTTTGCAGCATGTCGCCCGCGCCCTGGCGAAGGCCCACGACGCGGGCATCGTCCATCGCGACCTCAAGCCCGACAACATCTACCTGACCCACGCCGACGACGAGCTAATCGCCAAAGTGCTCGACTTCGGCATCGCCAAGTTTCGCTCGGGCAATCAAACGATGGGCACCACGACGCGCACGGGCGCCGTGATGGGCACGCCGTACTACATGAGTCCGGAGCAGGCCGAAGGGAACCGTGACGTCGACCAGCGCACGGACATTTGGGCCATGGGTGTCATCGCTTTCGAGTGCATGCTTGGCAAGAAGCCCTTCGATAGTGATGCGTTTGGCAACTTGCTCCTGAAGATCTGCGCGCATCCGCTGCCGGTTCCCTCCCAGTGGGGGCCCGTGCCCGGGGGATTCGATGCGTGGTTCGCCCGCGCGGTGAACCGAGACGCCAGTCAGCGATTCGATACGGCCAAGGAAGCGGCGGAACAGCTCACGGCCATCTGCGGCGACGTCACGTCGCCCGAGTTCGATGCGTCCGCGCGCGCATCCGCTGCCGACGCGCGTCGCCCTCCGGCGTTTGCTGCTACCAACCAGCCCCTGTCCCGTACGTTGGATCCGGTGCCCACTCGCTCGGCGTGGCCACTGCTGTTGGGTGGCGTGGTGCTCTTGGGCGCCGTGGGCGCGGGCGCCTTTGCACTCACTCGTGGCGACGCAACTCCTACGGCAGATGCGAGCGCGCTGGGAGCGTCGGCCAGCGCAGTGCCCGAGACGCCGCCGCTGCCGTCGTCGGAAGCGCCGGAGGTCACCACCGCCGACGAGACCCTTCCCGACTCACCCGCAGCGAGTGCGACGCCGCCGAACTCAGCGTCTTCGAGCCCGAGCCCGCAACCAGCGGCGCCGCCGGCGTCAAAACCAGCGCCGGTAGCGAAGCCCGCGCCAAAGCCGGCGCCAGACGCGAAGCCCGTGCCCGGCGCGAAACCCAGCCCGCAGCCAAAGCCCGCGCCCAAACCGACCGGCGTTGCCACGCCGGAGGATCTGTTGTGA
- a CDS encoding DUF302 domain-containing protein yields the protein MNEGRYGYETKLNKSFDDAVQTVTAELAKEGFGVLTTIDVKATLKKKIDADFRPYVILGACNPKLAHRALSTDAQIGLMLPCNVVVQEREGAVEVSIINPGTMFNMMGDDSLKEVANEADERLRRVMAALG from the coding sequence ATGAACGAAGGACGCTACGGGTACGAAACCAAACTGAACAAGAGCTTCGATGACGCCGTTCAGACCGTGACGGCGGAGCTGGCGAAGGAAGGGTTCGGCGTGCTTACCACCATCGACGTCAAGGCCACCTTGAAGAAGAAGATCGACGCCGACTTCCGGCCCTACGTCATCCTCGGCGCCTGCAATCCGAAGCTGGCCCATCGCGCGCTCTCGACGGACGCGCAGATCGGCCTGATGCTGCCCTGCAACGTGGTCGTGCAAGAGCGCGAGGGCGCCGTCGAAGTGAGCATCATCAACCCCGGCACCATGTTCAACATGATGGGCGACGATTCGCTCAAGGAAGTGGCGAACGAAGCCGACGAGCGTCTGCGTCGAGTGATGGCGGCGCTGGGCTAG
- a CDS encoding lipopolysaccharide biosynthesis protein, with protein MSAETDEQSVERSVANATEDADVARKAGRGGLAITFAKVWFIVLGLVQQIALPRVLGLAGYGALSSALSISSIAYNPVVTTSIQGVSRAIASSREEDQPFVVRRLMGAHGLIAMILGLGFFALSGPIGNATGAPHIIPSLRILAGVMLFYSVYSPLIGVLNGKKLFLRQASLDMLAATLRTIGLIAGGYVLSAAGNGVEGSVSGFVMATVLVLVAAIAWVGLGRPGSGGTSVKSHLVFVAPLLLGQVLLNLLLQADLTLLRTFAAESASAAGLPLTAADPLVGAYRATQLFCFLPYQLLISVTFILFPLLAKAHHDADAKSVQLYVRTGVRLALVLMGLMVSVTSGLSGPLLRLVFPAEAAELGAASMQILTLGFGAFAIFGILVTVLNSLERERASAITTGVAFALVVALCFLRVRGGEFGAGMLLSTALATTAGLCLATVVAAVLVWRSARALVSPISALRVAVALAAAVAVGRQFPAAGKVMTLALAALVGCVYVVVLVATRELGKADVATVTRVLRRKR; from the coding sequence GTGAGTGCCGAAACGGACGAGCAGAGCGTAGAGCGCTCGGTGGCGAATGCAACCGAAGACGCAGATGTTGCGCGAAAGGCCGGGCGCGGCGGCCTGGCGATCACCTTCGCCAAGGTCTGGTTCATCGTGCTTGGTCTGGTGCAACAGATCGCATTGCCGCGCGTCCTGGGGTTGGCTGGCTACGGAGCCCTGTCGAGCGCGCTCTCCATCTCGAGCATCGCCTACAACCCCGTCGTCACCACGAGCATCCAAGGCGTGAGCCGCGCCATCGCTTCGAGCCGCGAAGAAGATCAGCCCTTCGTGGTGCGCCGACTGATGGGCGCGCACGGGCTCATCGCGATGATCTTGGGACTGGGCTTCTTTGCCTTGTCCGGCCCGATCGGCAACGCCACCGGCGCGCCGCACATCATTCCCAGCTTGCGCATCCTCGCGGGCGTGATGCTGTTCTACTCCGTGTACTCGCCGCTCATCGGCGTGCTCAACGGCAAGAAGCTCTTCCTGCGCCAGGCCAGCCTCGACATGCTCGCGGCCACGCTGCGCACCATCGGCTTGATTGCTGGCGGCTACGTGCTCAGCGCCGCCGGCAACGGCGTCGAGGGCTCGGTGAGCGGCTTCGTGATGGCCACGGTGCTGGTGCTGGTCGCCGCGATCGCCTGGGTCGGGTTGGGGCGCCCCGGCAGCGGCGGCACCAGCGTGAAATCGCACCTGGTGTTCGTCGCGCCTCTGCTGCTGGGCCAGGTTCTGTTGAATCTGCTGCTGCAAGCTGACCTCACGTTGCTGCGCACTTTTGCGGCGGAGAGCGCCTCGGCGGCGGGCTTGCCGCTCACCGCTGCAGATCCCCTGGTTGGCGCCTACCGAGCCACGCAGCTGTTCTGCTTCCTGCCCTATCAGTTGCTGATCAGTGTGACGTTCATCCTGTTTCCGCTGCTGGCGAAGGCGCATCACGACGCCGACGCCAAGTCCGTGCAGCTCTACGTTCGCACGGGCGTGCGGCTCGCCCTCGTGTTGATGGGCCTGATGGTGAGCGTGACGAGCGGGCTCTCCGGTCCGCTCCTGCGCCTGGTGTTTCCGGCGGAAGCCGCTGAGCTCGGCGCCGCGTCGATGCAGATCTTGACGCTGGGGTTCGGCGCCTTCGCCATCTTCGGCATTCTGGTCACCGTGCTCAACAGCCTCGAGCGCGAGCGCGCGAGCGCCATCACGACCGGCGTCGCCTTCGCGTTGGTCGTGGCGCTGTGCTTCCTGCGCGTGCGCGGCGGCGAGTTCGGCGCAGGCATGCTGCTCAGCACTGCCCTGGCGACGACCGCCGGCCTTTGCCTCGCAACCGTCGTCGCCGCGGTGCTGGTCTGGCGCAGCGCGCGCGCACTGGTGTCACCGATCTCCGCGCTGCGCGTCGCCGTGGCCCTCGCCGCGGCGGTCGCGGTCGGACGTCAATTCCCCGCGGCCGGCAAGGTCATGACGCTGGCCCTCGCGGCGCTCGTTGGCTGCGTCTACGTCGTCGTGCTCGTCGCAACGCGAGAGCTCGGCAAAGCCGACGTCGCCACGGTGACGCGCGTCCTCCGCCGCAAGCGCTGA
- a CDS encoding ABC transporter ATP-binding protein has protein sequence MAAPLISVNGLCKTFRIGLARRRVEAVREVSFSVQSGDIFGFLGPNGAGKTTTIKILTGLISPTSGEASLFGHAVPSPKAMERIGFLPENPYVYPYLTPTEFVEMCARLSGLSGKAARDRTQRALDRVGIAYAADRPVRKLSKGMLQRTGLAAALVADPELLILDEPMSGLDPVGRKEVRDLILDERRNGRTIFFSTHILSDVETMCDRVTILRKGRVVVRGALSELLKNEVKRTDVTLTGVTGGFLEECRAKGFGVRALGARAIVEVEGSGEVSSLLSRALAAGAEVVEVTPRHETLEDLFVREAIEAPPDPGGEVGGDAEVSDDDNDSTDDGDDADTDADGNDASDGGDDDDAGPASDSA, from the coding sequence GTGGCTGCGCCGCTCATATCCGTCAATGGCCTGTGCAAGACCTTCCGCATCGGTCTCGCACGCCGCCGGGTGGAAGCCGTGCGCGAGGTCAGCTTCTCGGTGCAGTCAGGAGACATTTTCGGCTTCTTGGGACCGAACGGTGCGGGCAAGACCACCACCATCAAGATCCTCACCGGTCTGATCTCACCGACGTCGGGCGAGGCATCGCTCTTCGGTCACGCGGTGCCGTCACCAAAGGCCATGGAGCGCATCGGGTTCCTGCCCGAGAACCCGTACGTCTATCCCTACCTGACGCCCACCGAGTTCGTGGAAATGTGCGCGCGCTTGTCCGGGCTCTCGGGAAAGGCGGCACGCGACCGCACGCAGCGAGCGCTGGACCGTGTCGGCATCGCATACGCAGCGGACCGTCCCGTGCGCAAGCTGTCGAAGGGAATGCTGCAGCGCACGGGACTCGCGGCGGCGCTGGTCGCAGATCCGGAGCTCTTGATCCTGGACGAGCCCATGAGCGGTCTCGACCCCGTTGGGCGCAAAGAGGTGAGAGATCTGATCCTCGATGAACGACGGAACGGGCGCACGATCTTCTTCTCTACGCACATTCTCAGCGATGTAGAAACGATGTGCGATCGCGTGACCATCTTGCGCAAGGGGCGGGTCGTCGTGCGCGGCGCGCTGAGCGAGCTGCTGAAGAACGAAGTGAAGCGCACGGACGTCACCTTGACGGGAGTGACCGGCGGATTCCTGGAGGAATGCCGGGCAAAAGGCTTCGGCGTTCGCGCCCTCGGCGCACGCGCCATCGTGGAAGTGGAGGGCAGCGGGGAGGTGAGTTCGCTGCTCTCCCGTGCGCTGGCAGCGGGGGCTGAAGTCGTGGAGGTGACCCCGCGACACGAAACCTTGGAAGACTTGTTCGTGCGCGAAGCCATCGAGGCGCCGCCTGACCCTGGCGGGGAGGTCGGGGGCGACGCGGAAGTCAGCGACGATGACAACGACAGCACCGATGACGGCGACGACGCTGACACGGACGCCGACGGCAACGACGCCAGTGACGGCGGCGACGACGACGACGCGGGCCCCGCGTCGGACTCTGCATGA
- a CDS encoding OmpA family protein gives MKSSGLASLSLLGTLFVSASALAQQPLPPPPPGDPTQPAPAGDPSAQPAPAFGQPGAPADPGMQPAPGMQPAAQPQPGAGFDANASWSLGGGMDGSASAAGAAPASDAEMDREWRRMSLKIQNNLSGSTGLLHLSEAGSGAPGTFRISLISEYFTGTGFLCDGTDCPTPPGETKQAEDDVTRIGAHVGINATVLPFLETYLAFHASATDNDQGRPQLLQVLGDTTIGLKGFMPHEADSIFTAGGEAQLWLLNGTGGVGLDGSGTSFAIRGLATLDLNNRIAEADRVPLRVHANLGYKLDNSGKLVEDVEANRNDTPITRIERFGLGINRVDFFQAGLGVEGTFEYVRPFLEWNIDVPINSHDYTCNIDRVFPKDGCLGNDSGFSTSPSRLTVGARAHSGLEGLSLLLALDIGTGATSSFIEEVAPEKPWNLYLGAAFAFDTQKPEPIVKEVQVEKMIGAPAAAERYVQGSVVEKGANTPIANAIVRFEGRNITGMVSGEDGGFRSINLDPGTYTFNVTADGYRDGQCTATVPAAGGAPGYAAPAGAPPGPYGAPAGPYTPPAGPPAGPYSAPAGPYGAQPGAPAAGPTVVNVQCELEALPKVGNVQGSLMDAESSQPVNSAKVKITDKLGRELELSADAAGAFRFENVPPGAARITVDAPGYLASVTELEIKPREDVKASISLNKRPKTPNVVVAAKELKLRKQVHFAHDSAAIEPDSASLLEEIADVMNKRDDIKGVEIQGHTDNTGSPVYNQRLSQQRADAVREALVKLGVDSSRLSSKGYGQEKPLVPNVSAANRARNRRVQLMITSK, from the coding sequence ATGAAAAGCTCCGGTCTCGCCTCACTCTCCTTACTCGGTACCCTATTCGTCAGTGCATCGGCCTTGGCTCAGCAGCCGCTGCCTCCGCCGCCTCCTGGCGATCCGACCCAACCGGCGCCCGCGGGTGACCCATCCGCGCAACCCGCGCCGGCGTTCGGTCAACCTGGCGCGCCGGCAGACCCGGGCATGCAGCCCGCGCCGGGCATGCAGCCCGCCGCGCAGCCGCAACCGGGAGCAGGATTCGACGCCAACGCGAGTTGGTCCCTCGGCGGCGGCATGGACGGCAGTGCCTCCGCCGCCGGTGCTGCGCCTGCAAGCGACGCCGAGATGGATCGCGAGTGGCGGCGCATGTCCCTGAAGATTCAAAACAATCTCAGCGGCTCGACGGGCCTCCTTCACCTCAGCGAGGCCGGCTCCGGCGCGCCGGGCACCTTCCGCATCTCGCTCATCAGCGAGTACTTCACGGGCACTGGCTTTCTGTGCGACGGCACCGACTGCCCGACGCCGCCCGGCGAAACGAAGCAAGCGGAGGACGACGTCACCCGCATCGGCGCGCACGTGGGCATCAACGCCACGGTACTGCCTTTCCTAGAAACCTATCTGGCCTTCCACGCCTCGGCCACGGATAACGATCAGGGCCGTCCGCAGCTGCTTCAGGTCCTGGGCGACACCACGATCGGCCTCAAGGGCTTCATGCCCCACGAAGCCGACAGCATCTTCACCGCTGGCGGCGAAGCTCAGCTGTGGTTGCTCAACGGCACCGGCGGCGTGGGTCTGGACGGCAGCGGCACCAGCTTCGCCATTCGCGGTCTCGCCACCTTGGATCTCAACAACCGCATTGCCGAGGCGGACCGCGTTCCCCTGCGTGTGCACGCCAACCTGGGCTACAAGCTCGACAACTCCGGCAAGCTGGTGGAGGACGTCGAGGCCAACCGCAACGACACTCCCATCACGCGCATCGAGCGCTTTGGCCTGGGCATCAACCGCGTGGACTTCTTCCAGGCAGGCCTCGGCGTCGAGGGTACCTTCGAGTATGTGCGGCCCTTCCTCGAGTGGAACATCGACGTCCCCATCAACTCGCATGACTACACCTGCAACATCGACCGCGTGTTCCCCAAAGACGGCTGCTTGGGCAACGACTCTGGCTTCTCGACCTCACCGTCGCGCCTGACGGTCGGCGCACGCGCGCACTCGGGACTGGAGGGCCTGTCTCTGCTGTTGGCCCTCGATATCGGCACGGGCGCCACCAGCAGCTTCATCGAAGAAGTGGCACCCGAAAAGCCCTGGAACCTCTACCTCGGCGCCGCCTTCGCCTTCGATACGCAGAAGCCGGAGCCGATCGTGAAGGAGGTCCAGGTCGAAAAGATGATCGGAGCTCCCGCCGCGGCTGAACGCTACGTCCAGGGCTCGGTGGTCGAGAAGGGCGCCAACACGCCGATCGCCAATGCCATCGTGCGCTTCGAAGGACGCAACATCACTGGCATGGTCTCCGGTGAGGATGGCGGCTTCCGCAGCATCAACCTCGACCCAGGCACGTACACCTTCAACGTCACGGCGGACGGTTACCGCGACGGCCAGTGCACGGCGACGGTTCCGGCCGCAGGCGGCGCACCGGGTTATGCGGCGCCGGCAGGCGCACCGCCGGGCCCCTACGGCGCTCCGGCCGGTCCGTACACCCCACCGGCAGGGCCGCCCGCAGGTCCCTACTCGGCCCCCGCCGGCCCCTACGGCGCGCAGCCGGGCGCTCCGGCCGCCGGACCCACAGTCGTCAACGTGCAGTGCGAACTCGAAGCGTTGCCCAAGGTCGGAAACGTCCAGGGCTCGCTGATGGACGCGGAGTCGAGCCAACCCGTGAACAGCGCGAAGGTGAAGATCACCGACAAGCTGGGAAGGGAGCTCGAGTTGTCCGCTGACGCAGCGGGGGCCTTTCGTTTCGAGAATGTTCCCCCTGGCGCGGCGCGCATCACGGTGGACGCCCCGGGGTACCTAGCGAGCGTGACGGAGCTGGAGATCAAGCCTCGCGAAGACGTGAAGGCGAGCATCTCCCTGAACAAGCGACCGAAGACGCCGAACGTCGTGGTGGCGGCCAAGGAGCTCAAGCTGCGCAAGCAGGTGCACTTCGCTCACGACTCCGCCGCGATCGAACCCGACTCTGCGAGCCTGCTCGAAGAGATCGCGGACGTCATGAACAAGCGCGACGACATCAAAGGCGTCGAGATCCAGGGTCACACCGACAACACTGGCTCGCCGGTCTACAACCAGCGGCTCAGCCAGCAGCGCGCCGACGCGGTGCGCGAGGCGCTGGTCAAGCTCGGTGTGGATTCGTCGCGATTGAGCTCGAAGGGCTACGGCCAGGAAAAGCCCCTGGTTCCCAACGTCTCAGCAGCGAACCGTGCGCGCAACCGGCGCGTGCAGCTGATGATCACCTCCAAGTAG
- the rbfA gene encoding 30S ribosome-binding factor RbfA: MSDGRRARRVAELVQSHLAQLLTREIDDPSLQAIVVTQVDVPDDMGSARVHVRLMVGDEQEKARMMAMRALRRSASRLRRLLAPRLEMKRVPELRFEYDDGHDKTRRVDELLREIEDERAERAAEDDAEG, from the coding sequence ATGAGTGACGGGCGGCGGGCCAGGCGGGTGGCAGAGCTGGTGCAGAGCCATTTGGCGCAACTGCTGACCCGCGAGATCGACGACCCGAGCCTGCAGGCCATTGTCGTGACTCAGGTCGACGTACCCGACGACATGGGCAGCGCGCGGGTGCACGTGCGTCTCATGGTCGGAGATGAGCAAGAGAAGGCCCGAATGATGGCCATGCGTGCCCTTCGGCGCTCCGCGTCTCGCCTGCGGCGCCTGCTCGCGCCACGGCTCGAGATGAAGCGCGTGCCAGAACTCCGCTTCGAGTACGACGACGGGCACGACAAGACGCGCCGGGTGGACGAGCTCTTGCGCGAGATCGAGGACGAGCGCGCCGAGCGTGCCGCCGAAGACGACGCAGAAGGCTGA
- a CDS encoding DUF503 domain-containing protein: MRISLQIPGARSLKDRRQVVRSFKERVRARMDVSIAEIGDVERLQVATFGVCTVARESAACRDALEKVRSLAAGVGEAVLADVGTEILPFGEGGSELRGGIEHALGSTLGEFPVEDLSPETFMAAAETPRAKGRRR; encoded by the coding sequence ATGCGCATCAGTCTGCAGATCCCGGGGGCACGCAGCCTCAAGGATCGACGCCAGGTGGTGCGCAGCTTCAAAGAGCGCGTCCGCGCTCGCATGGACGTTTCCATCGCAGAGATCGGCGACGTCGAGCGCTTGCAGGTCGCTACCTTTGGCGTGTGCACCGTCGCGCGCGAGAGCGCGGCCTGCCGCGACGCGCTCGAGAAGGTGCGAAGTCTGGCCGCCGGGGTAGGGGAGGCCGTACTCGCCGATGTGGGCACGGAGATCTTGCCCTTCGGTGAGGGCGGAAGCGAGCTGCGTGGCGGCATCGAGCACGCCCTGGGCAGCACCCTGGGCGAATTCCCAGTCGAGGATCTCAGCCCGGAGACGTTCATGGCAGCAGCCGAGACCCCGCGCGCGAAGGGCCGGCGGCGATGA